In Choloepus didactylus isolate mChoDid1 chromosome X, mChoDid1.pri, whole genome shotgun sequence, a genomic segment contains:
- the LOC119522484 gene encoding putative MAGE domain-containing protein MAGEA13P — MPRSQKSRLCKLQKILETQREAQGLAEAQVSAAEGKKASSSSCFPSSLIPGTPEEVPATGAPNAPQGPQRAGSSSSVIVPLSKSGEGSSSQGEGASTSQVPQGTESFLSDVLDEKMADLVRFLSGKYITKEPFTKADMLNNVIREYKDHFPVIFGKACECMQIVFGIDVKEVDPISHSYMLINMLDLTYDGILSDDRGIPKTGLLILVLGVIFMEGNCAPEEKIWEVLHTIGVYPESKDFIYGEPKKLITRDLVQERYLEYRQVSGSDPPRYEFLWGPRAHAETSKMKVLEVFAKVSGTDSRDFPTLYEEALRGDKEQAQAGISAMDETTAMASESSSGPPSTF, encoded by the coding sequence ATGCCTCGCAGTCAGAAGAGTCGGCTCTGCAAGCTTCAGAAAATCCTTGAGACCCAAAGGGAGGCACAGGGCCTTGCAGAGGCACAGGTCTCCGCAGCTGAGGGGAAGAAGGCCTCATCCTCCTCCTGCTTTCCCTCTTCTCTGATTCCGGGCACCCCAGAGGAGGTGCCTGCTACTGGGGCACCAAATGCTCCCCAGGGTCCCCAGAGAGCAGGCTCCTCCTCCAGTGTCATTGTCCCACTGAGCAAATCAGGTGAGGGTTCCAGCAGCCAAGGAGAAGGTGCAAGCACCTCGCAGGTCCCACAGGGCACTGAATCCTTCCTCAGTGATGTGCTAGATGAAAAGATGGCTGATTTGGTGCGGTTCCTGAGCGGCAAGTATATAACGAAGGAGCCCTTCACAAAGGCAGATATGCTGAATAATGTCATCAGAGAGTACAAGGATCACTTCCCTGTGATCTTCGGGAAAGCCTGTGAGTGCATGCAGATAGTCTTTGGCATTGATGTGAAGGAAGTAGACCCCATCAGTCACTCCTACATGCTCATCAACATGCTAGACCTCACCTATGATGGGATCCTGAGCGATGACAGGGGCATACCCAAGACCGGCCTCCTGATTCTTGTCCTGGGTGTGATCTTCATGGAGGGCAACTGTGCCCCTGAGGAAAAGATCTGGGAGGTGCTGCATACAATCGGGGTGTATCCTGAGAGTAAGGATTTCATCTATGGGGAGCCTAAGAAGCTCATCACCAGAGATCTGGTGCAGGAAAGGTACCTGGAGTACCGGCAGGTGTCCGGCAGTGATCCTCCTCGCTATGAGTTCCTGTGGGGTCCCAGGGCCCATGCTGAAACCAGCAAGATGAAAGTGCTAGAGGTTTTTGCCAAGGTCAGTGGGACTGACTCCCGTGACTTTCCAACCCTTTATGAGGAGGCTTTGAGAGGTGACAAAGAGCAAGCCCAAGCCGGAATTTCTGCCATGGATGAGACCACTGCCATGGCCAGTGAAAGTTCCAGTGGCCCGCCCAGCACCTTCTGA